In Lentimicrobiaceae bacterium, one genomic interval encodes:
- the infA gene encoding translation initiation factor IF-1 produces MAKQMVIEQDGVVVESLGNAMFRVELENEHVITAHISGKMRMHYIKILVGDKVKVEMSPYDLSKGRITFRYK; encoded by the coding sequence ATGGCTAAACAAATGGTAATAGAACAAGATGGAGTTGTGGTTGAATCGTTAGGTAACGCCATGTTCCGAGTCGAATTGGAAAATGAACACGTAATAACTGCTCATATTTCCGGAAAGATGCGTATGCACTATATTAAAATACTTGTAGGCGATAAAGTAAAAGTTGAAATGTCGCCATACGATTTATCAAAAGGAAGAATAACATTTAGATATAAATAA
- the rpsK gene encoding 30S ribosomal protein S11 translates to MAKSTKSTKRRVVKVEPTGRAYVTASFNNIIISLTNNSGQVISWASAGKMGFRGSKKNTPYAAQMAAQECSKVAYDLGLRKVKVFVKGPGSGRESAIRTIHTAGIEVTEIMDITPLPHNGCRPPKRRRV, encoded by the coding sequence ATGGCAAAAAGTACTAAATCAACTAAGAGAAGAGTAGTTAAAGTAGAACCTACCGGTAGAGCGTATGTTACAGCCTCTTTTAACAATATTATTATATCACTTACTAATAATAGCGGACAGGTTATATCGTGGGCTTCAGCCGGCAAAATGGGTTTTAGAGGTTCAAAGAAAAACACACCTTATGCAGCACAAATGGCAGCACAAGAGTGTTCAAAAGTAGCCTACGACTTAGGATTAAGAAAGGTTAAAGTATTTGTTAAAGGTCCAGGTTCAGGTCGCGAATCGGCTATCAGAACAATTCATACAGCAGGTATCGAAGTTACCGAAATTATGGACATCACACCTTTACCTCACAATGGATGCCGTCCACCTAAAAGAAGACGCGTTTAG
- the map gene encoding type I methionyl aminopeptidase: MLRGKTNSEIEKLKKSSILVGKTIAEVAKHIKPGVTTIELDKIAETYILDNSALPGFKGYRGFPGTLCISINDVVVHGIPGKSVIKEGDLVSIDCGTIIDGYYGDSAFSFGVEPVSDEVRKLLQRTYNSLYVGIESAKYGNRVGDIGYSIQSYLSPFNYGIVRDLVGHGIGKNMHEKPEVPNYGRRGTGAKLYDGLVICIEPMITLGTSRINIDSEDGWTIRTNDGSFSAHFEHAIAVKKEGTSILSDFTPIQEVENENIYIIKTIDNG; the protein is encoded by the coding sequence ATGCTTAGAGGTAAGACAAATAGTGAAATTGAAAAATTAAAAAAAAGTTCTATACTTGTTGGTAAAACGATAGCCGAAGTAGCAAAGCACATCAAACCTGGTGTTACTACTATAGAGTTAGATAAAATTGCCGAAACGTATATTCTCGACAATAGTGCTTTGCCCGGATTTAAAGGTTATAGAGGATTTCCAGGCACACTGTGTATTTCTATCAACGATGTGGTCGTTCACGGAATACCCGGAAAATCGGTAATAAAAGAAGGAGACTTAGTCTCAATAGATTGTGGTACAATTATTGATGGCTATTATGGGGATTCGGCATTTAGTTTTGGTGTTGAACCTGTTTCCGATGAAGTCAGAAAACTGTTACAGCGCACTTACAATTCTTTGTATGTAGGAATTGAAAGCGCTAAGTATGGCAACAGAGTCGGAGATATTGGTTACAGCATTCAAAGTTATTTGTCGCCGTTTAATTACGGAATTGTGCGTGATTTGGTGGGACACGGAATAGGAAAAAATATGCACGAAAAACCCGAAGTGCCTAATTACGGAAGACGAGGTACAGGAGCCAAACTATACGACGGTTTGGTTATATGTATCGAGCCTATGATAACCTTAGGAACAAGTAGAATAAACATCGATAGTGAAGATGGTTGGACGATAAGAACAAATGATGGTAGTTTTTCGGCTCATTTTGAACACGCCATAGCTGTAAAAAAAGAAGGAACAAGCATTCTTTCCGATTTTACACCTATTCAAGAAGTAGAAAATGAAAATATATATATAATTAAAACTATTGACAATGGCTAA
- the rpsD gene encoding 30S ribosomal protein S4 yields MARYTGPKSKIARKFREPIFGPDKVFKKKNYPPGQHGQSKRRNKQSEYGMQLFEKQKAKYTYGILEKQFRKIFSKANRAKGVTGVVLLQLIESRLDNVVFRLGIAPTRNAARQLVTHRHITVNGKVVNVPSYELAKGDIVAVRERSKSLEVIQNSLAGRTNKYSWLEWDETLMSGKFMNYPEREEIPETIKEQLIVELYSK; encoded by the coding sequence ATGGCAAGATATACAGGACCTAAATCGAAAATAGCAAGAAAGTTTCGTGAACCAATATTCGGACCGGATAAAGTTTTTAAAAAAAAGAACTATCCTCCAGGACAACACGGACAAAGCAAAAGACGTAACAAACAATCGGAGTACGGAATGCAGCTTTTTGAAAAACAAAAAGCAAAATATACCTATGGAATTTTGGAAAAACAATTCCGTAAAATTTTCAGCAAAGCCAACAGAGCTAAGGGTGTTACCGGTGTTGTTTTATTGCAACTTATTGAATCACGTTTGGATAACGTAGTATTTCGTTTGGGCATAGCACCTACTCGTAATGCTGCTCGTCAGTTGGTTACGCATCGTCATATTACAGTTAATGGAAAGGTTGTTAACGTACCTTCGTACGAACTCGCAAAAGGCGACATAGTAGCTGTTAGAGAACGTTCAAAATCTCTCGAAGTTATTCAAAACTCATTGGCAGGACGTACAAACAAATATTCGTGGCTCGAGTGGGATGAAACTTTAATGTCGGGTAAATTTATGAATTATCCTGAAAGAGAAGAAATACCCGAAACAATTAAAGAACAACTTATTGTTGAGTTGTACTCTAAATAA
- the ykgO gene encoding type B 50S ribosomal protein L36: protein MKVRASVKKRSDDCKIVRRKGRIYVINKKNPKFKQRQG, encoded by the coding sequence ATGAAAGTTAGAGCATCAGTAAAAAAGCGTTCAGACGACTGCAAAATTGTACGTCGTAAAGGTCGCATATATGTTATAAACAAAAAGAACCCTAAATTCAAACAACGTCAAGGATAA
- a CDS encoding DNA-directed RNA polymerase subunit alpha → MAILSFQKPDKVIMIESDDFQGVFEFRPLEKGFGLTIGNALRRILLSSLEGYAITAVRIEGVDHEFSSIKGVVEDVTDIILNLKKIRFRRQLEGDEKVNISVSGKETFTAADIASNTSNFQVLNPEVVICNMEKNVKLNVEITIEKGRGYVTAEDNKKEDAFMGTIFIDSIHTPIVNVKYTVDDNYRVEQKTDYEKLILDIKTDGSITPKDALTEAAKILIHHFMLFSDEKITIEEETKIVNDDLDETALHLRQLLKTKLTDLNLSVRSLNCLKAADVDTLGELVTYQKHDLLKIRNFGKKSLSELEELVKSKGLDFGMNVSKYKLDKE, encoded by the coding sequence ATGGCAATATTATCTTTCCAAAAACCGGATAAAGTTATAATGATAGAAAGCGACGACTTTCAAGGCGTTTTTGAATTTCGTCCTTTAGAAAAAGGATTTGGGTTAACAATTGGTAATGCCTTGCGCAGAATACTGTTGTCGTCACTCGAAGGCTATGCTATTACTGCCGTTCGTATCGAAGGTGTTGATCACGAGTTTTCTTCCATAAAAGGGGTTGTTGAAGATGTTACCGATATCATTCTTAACCTTAAAAAAATTCGTTTTCGTCGTCAGTTAGAAGGTGATGAAAAAGTTAATATATCTGTTTCAGGCAAAGAAACTTTTACAGCAGCCGATATTGCAAGCAATACTTCAAATTTTCAAGTTTTAAATCCTGAAGTTGTTATCTGCAATATGGAGAAAAACGTTAAGTTAAACGTTGAAATTACTATAGAAAAAGGACGCGGATATGTTACGGCTGAAGATAATAAAAAAGAAGACGCCTTTATGGGAACCATTTTTATTGACTCTATCCACACGCCTATTGTTAATGTTAAATACACAGTAGACGATAACTATAGAGTTGAACAAAAAACCGACTACGAAAAACTTATCTTAGATATTAAAACAGACGGTTCTATTACCCCAAAAGATGCTCTGACTGAAGCCGCAAAAATATTAATTCATCATTTCATGCTGTTTAGCGATGAGAAAATAACCATCGAAGAAGAAACAAAAATAGTAAATGATGACCTTGATGAAACAGCCCTGCACCTTCGCCAGTTGCTTAAAACAAAACTTACCGACCTTAACCTTTCGGTTAGATCGCTCAACTGCCTTAAAGCTGCAGATGTTGATACATTAGGAGAACTAGTTACTTACCAGAAACACGACTTGTTAAAAATAAGAAATTTTGGAAAAAAATCACTATCCGAACTTGAAGAGCTTGTTAAATCGAAAGGTCTGGATTTTGGGATGAATGTTTCCAAGTATAAATTAGATAAAGAATAG
- the rplQ gene encoding 50S ribosomal protein L17, producing the protein MRHAKSNNNLSRTAAHRKAMLSNMACSLIMHKSISTTVAKAKVLREYVEPLITKSKTDSTHSRRVVFSKLRDKVAVAELFRTVAPKVAERPGGYTRILKTGSRLGDNADMCIIELVDFNEFYTAETTTAKKATRRGRRSRGASAAPTAPTTQTPEPETVETVEEPVSEVEAKTEEVEEVVAESEVAEEPSSDDNTDTKPEAETEVKTE; encoded by the coding sequence ATGAGACACGCAAAATCAAATAACAATTTAAGTAGAACAGCTGCACACAGAAAGGCAATGCTATCAAATATGGCTTGCTCGCTTATAATGCATAAGAGTATTAGTACAACCGTAGCAAAAGCCAAAGTATTACGCGAATATGTTGAACCATTGATAACCAAATCTAAAACCGATTCTACACATTCACGCCGAGTTGTTTTTAGCAAACTTAGAGATAAAGTTGCAGTTGCCGAATTATTTAGAACAGTTGCGCCAAAAGTGGCAGAACGCCCGGGCGGTTATACCAGAATTTTAAAAACAGGTAGCAGGCTAGGCGATAATGCCGATATGTGTATTATCGAATTGGTAGATTTTAACGAATTTTATACTGCCGAAACTACTACAGCTAAAAAAGCAACACGTAGAGGTAGAAGGTCTAGAGGAGCTTCAGCAGCTCCTACTGCTCCAACAACTCAAACGCCGGAACCGGAAACTGTAGAAACAGTTGAAGAACCTGTAAGTGAAGTTGAAGCTAAAACCGAAGAAGTAGAGGAAGTTGTAGCCGAAAGTGAAGTAGCTGAAGAACCTTCAAGCGACGATAACACCGACACAAAACCTGAAGCTGAAACAGAAGTTAAAACTGAATAA
- the rpsM gene encoding 30S ribosomal protein S13 → MARIAGIDLPKNKRGEIALTYIYGIGLSSAQSILDEASIDRNKKVQDWNDDEQNAIRTIINDKYKVEGALRSETQLNIKRLMDIGCYRGIRHRIGLPLRGQSTKNNARTRKGRKKTVANKKKVTK, encoded by the coding sequence ATGGCACGTATAGCAGGTATAGATTTACCCAAAAATAAGCGAGGAGAAATCGCTTTAACTTACATTTACGGCATAGGTTTGTCTTCGGCACAGTCAATTTTAGACGAAGCATCCATCGACCGTAATAAAAAAGTTCAGGATTGGAATGATGATGAGCAAAATGCTATCCGAACAATAATTAACGATAAATATAAAGTTGAAGGAGCTTTACGTTCCGAAACACAACTTAATATAAAACGTTTAATGGATATTGGATGCTATCGCGGAATTCGTCATCGTATCGGACTACCACTTAGAGGTCAGAGCACTAAAAACAATGCACGCACTCGTAAAGGTAGAAAGAAAACCGTTGCCAATAAAAAGAAAGTAACCAAATAA